A window of the Mesorhizobium opportunistum WSM2075 genome harbors these coding sequences:
- the kduD gene encoding 2-dehydro-3-deoxy-D-gluconate 5-dehydrogenase KduD: MSDLSAFSLAGKRILVTGANTGIGQGIAISIARAGGAVVGVGRSSMDDTAGRIAALGGQFEAVKADLADTADAGPMLDRVWEENGPLDGLVNNAGIIRRADAVDLSESDWDDVMDVNLKTTFLLCQSFARRVLAGGRRGRIVNIASVLSFQGGIRVASYTASKHGVLGITRLLACEWASKGINVNAIAPGYIETNNTQALRADPDRSAAILGRIPAGRWGEPGDIGDAAVFLLAPASNYMHGAVVPVDGGWLAR, translated from the coding sequence GTGAGCGATCTTTCCGCCTTCAGCCTGGCCGGCAAGCGCATCCTGGTCACCGGCGCCAACACAGGCATCGGTCAGGGCATCGCCATTTCGATTGCCCGTGCCGGCGGTGCGGTGGTCGGCGTCGGCCGCTCGTCGATGGATGATACGGCAGGCAGGATCGCCGCCCTGGGCGGACAATTCGAGGCGGTGAAGGCGGATCTTGCCGACACTGCGGATGCCGGCCCGATGCTGGATCGGGTCTGGGAAGAAAACGGGCCGCTCGACGGGCTGGTCAACAATGCCGGCATCATCCGGCGCGCCGATGCCGTCGATCTCAGCGAGAGCGATTGGGACGACGTCATGGACGTCAATTTGAAGACCACCTTCCTGCTTTGCCAGTCCTTCGCCCGGCGCGTCCTTGCCGGCGGACGCCGGGGCAGGATCGTCAACATCGCCTCGGTGCTGAGTTTCCAGGGCGGCATCCGTGTTGCGTCCTACACCGCCTCGAAACATGGCGTGCTCGGCATCACCCGGCTGCTTGCCTGCGAGTGGGCATCGAAGGGCATCAACGTCAACGCCATCGCGCCAGGCTATATCGAGACCAACAACACGCAAGCACTGCGTGCCGATCCCGACCGCAGTGCCGCCATACTGGGTCGCATCCCGGCTGGCCGCTGGGGCGAACCGGGAGACATTGGCGACGCCGCCGTCTTCCTGCTGGCACCGGCATCGAACTACATGCATGGCGCGGTGGTGCCGGTGGATGGCGGCTGGCTGGCGCGATAG
- a CDS encoding cupin domain-containing protein: MTKKIFAHAGEGVWTPTPDGNRRRVLLHTDELMLVEFGFDKGGIGALHSHPHVQASYVAEGRFEVTIDGRTEIVETGGSFIVPSGLVHGVKALEAGRLVDSFTPHRADFLA, translated from the coding sequence ATGACCAAGAAGATTTTCGCCCATGCCGGCGAGGGCGTCTGGACGCCGACGCCGGATGGCAACAGGCGGCGCGTTCTGCTCCATACCGACGAGCTGATGCTGGTCGAGTTCGGCTTCGACAAAGGCGGCATCGGCGCCCTGCATTCGCACCCGCATGTCCAGGCAAGCTATGTCGCCGAAGGTCGCTTCGAGGTGACGATCGATGGCCGTACCGAGATCGTCGAGACTGGCGGCAGCTTCATCGTGCCATCCGGTCTGGTGCACGGCGTCAAGGCACTGGAAGCAGGGCGGCTGGTCGACAGCTTCACGCCCCACAGGGCCGATTTCCTCGCCTGA
- a CDS encoding cupin domain-containing protein: MLQSLLNLKSGGYTSRTLQLDRLIPRHPMRAWQKKTFLQTNGDTRMLKLACILALLLAGTAPLLADDMPMNADGIKWGPAPAVLPAGAQFAVVAGDPSKDGIYVLRLKMPAGYKIPAHNHPTSEYVTVISGNFHIGMGDKLDEAKGIELTAGGFGVAPAGMNHFAWTTSDTIVQVHGEGPFEITYVNPAEDPSKK, from the coding sequence ATGTTGCAGTCATTGCTGAACCTGAAGTCTGGCGGCTACACCTCCAGAACGCTGCAGCTCGACAGATTAATCCCGCGTCACCCGATGCGCGCTTGGCAAAAAAAGACTTTTCTGCAAACCAATGGAGACACCAGGATGTTGAAATTAGCCTGCATACTTGCACTTCTGCTGGCTGGAACAGCGCCCCTGCTTGCTGATGATATGCCAATGAATGCCGACGGCATCAAATGGGGTCCTGCTCCTGCCGTCCTTCCAGCTGGCGCACAGTTCGCGGTTGTTGCCGGCGATCCGTCAAAGGACGGCATCTATGTGCTGCGGCTGAAGATGCCCGCGGGCTACAAAATTCCCGCGCACAACCACCCTACCTCGGAATATGTGACGGTGATTTCCGGCAATTTTCATATCGGAATGGGTGACAAGCTCGATGAGGCGAAGGGCATCGAACTGACGGCTGGCGGTTTCGGCGTTGCCCCGGCTGGAATGAACCACTTCGCTTGGACGACGAGCGATACGATTGTCCAGGTTCACGGCGAGGGGCCCTTCGAGATCACCTACGTCAACCCGGCGGAAGATCCGAGTAAGAAGTGA
- a CDS encoding AraC family transcriptional regulator: MTATSDLHTGTPDHGPDLLSEMLKAVRLTGSVFLNACFSAPFGVVAPKYYDPVSPMACLRHISIFHFIVAGNCTFEAANGERREVTAGDLLFLPFAGHHRFWKGEPLVMAAAGEIVQPGRIEGMWTVNYGGGGDELRMICGFLESSEFLFAPVFRTLPALIVEKMSENKIGALIASTVREIDLHVAAAAPGSQAMLGRLMELLFVELLRRHVARLPPGSKGWFAALNDPIVGRTLQLLHADPARHWTVGQIADKVGSSRTIVAERFNALLGRPPIEYLTGWRIQLAGERLRFGHESLASIAAGVGYQSEAAFSRAFKRVTGITPGKWRERTGRRAGFALESASP, encoded by the coding sequence ATGACTGCAACATCGGATTTACATACAGGGACGCCGGACCATGGACCGGATCTGCTGTCGGAAATGCTGAAAGCCGTAAGGCTGACCGGCTCCGTCTTTCTGAACGCCTGCTTCAGCGCGCCGTTCGGCGTCGTGGCCCCGAAATACTATGACCCGGTCAGCCCCATGGCCTGCCTGCGCCACATAAGCATTTTCCATTTCATCGTAGCGGGTAACTGCACTTTCGAGGCCGCAAATGGCGAGCGGCGAGAAGTCACTGCTGGCGATCTGCTGTTCCTGCCATTCGCTGGCCATCACAGGTTTTGGAAGGGTGAGCCGCTGGTGATGGCTGCGGCCGGAGAAATTGTGCAGCCCGGTCGGATCGAAGGAATGTGGACCGTCAACTACGGCGGCGGCGGTGACGAATTGCGCATGATCTGCGGCTTCCTCGAGTCTTCGGAATTCCTGTTCGCGCCGGTGTTCCGCACACTTCCGGCGCTCATCGTAGAGAAGATGTCGGAGAACAAGATAGGCGCCCTGATCGCTTCGACGGTGCGGGAAATCGATTTGCATGTCGCGGCGGCGGCGCCGGGTTCACAGGCGATGCTTGGAAGGCTCATGGAGCTTCTGTTCGTCGAACTGCTGAGGCGCCATGTTGCCCGGCTTCCACCCGGCTCAAAGGGTTGGTTCGCCGCGCTGAACGATCCGATTGTCGGAAGGACGTTGCAGCTTCTCCACGCCGATCCAGCGCGCCATTGGACCGTCGGTCAGATTGCCGACAAGGTTGGCTCATCGCGCACGATCGTTGCGGAGCGGTTCAACGCGCTGCTCGGCCGCCCGCCGATCGAATACCTGACGGGTTGGAGGATTCAACTGGCTGGCGAGCGCCTGCGTTTCGGCCATGAAAGTCTCGCAAGTATCGCTGCCGGCGTAGGGTATCAATCCGAGGCCGCATTCAGTCGCGCCTTCAAACGCGTCACCGGGATCACACCAGGAAAATGGCGAGAACGGACCGGCCGCCGTGCGGGTTTTGCCTTAGAATCCGCTTCGCCTTAG
- a CDS encoding coniferyl aldehyde dehydrogenase, whose amino-acid sequence MLQVRQDILGERFHLQRGAFEKQPFPDIDVRKDRLNRLLVLTERHEADICAAIDTDFGGRSTHETRLAELFVVRAGIRHALSHLRGWMRERRVATTLPFLPGKNRLVAQPLGVVGIVSPWNYPFQLAVAPVTAALAAGNRVLVKPSELTPAFSELLAKLAGEHFAPDELSVITGDAEMGKAFVSMPFDHLLFTGSTAVGRQVAIAAAANLTPVTLELGGKSPAIFDPSCDLDAAVSSIAYGKLLNAGQTCIAPDYLLVPRGQASTVAAKLATAIARLYPSMRENPDYTAIISDRHYQRLRDMIAEARDAGADVTEINPAGEDLGTTSRKLLPTLVGNASPNLRLMREEIFGPVLPIVEYATIDEAIDHVNRADRPLALYWFGRDSGNRRRILRETVAGGVTINDCMLHLVQENQPFGGVGASGMGAYHGQWGFRTFSKEKPVFLQSRLSAGALLRPPYGKTFERLFGLLQRIT is encoded by the coding sequence ATGCTGCAGGTGAGACAGGACATCCTCGGCGAGCGGTTCCATCTCCAGCGCGGGGCCTTCGAGAAGCAGCCTTTTCCCGACATCGACGTCCGCAAGGACCGCCTGAACCGCCTGCTGGTGCTGACCGAGCGGCATGAAGCCGACATCTGCGCGGCGATCGACACCGACTTTGGCGGCCGCTCGACGCATGAGACGCGCCTTGCCGAACTGTTTGTCGTGCGTGCCGGCATTCGCCACGCCCTGTCCCATTTGAGAGGCTGGATGCGGGAGCGCCGTGTCGCCACCACCTTGCCGTTCCTGCCGGGCAAGAACCGCCTCGTCGCGCAGCCGCTTGGTGTCGTCGGCATCGTCTCGCCCTGGAATTATCCTTTTCAACTTGCCGTCGCGCCAGTGACGGCAGCCCTTGCCGCCGGCAACCGCGTGCTCGTCAAGCCGTCGGAACTGACACCCGCTTTCTCGGAGCTGCTCGCCAAACTCGCCGGCGAGCATTTCGCCCCGGATGAGCTCAGCGTCATCACTGGCGATGCCGAGATGGGCAAGGCATTCGTGTCGATGCCTTTCGATCATCTGCTGTTCACCGGCTCGACCGCGGTCGGCCGCCAGGTCGCGATCGCGGCGGCCGCCAATCTGACCCCGGTCACGCTCGAACTCGGCGGCAAGTCGCCGGCGATCTTCGATCCGTCCTGCGATCTCGACGCGGCGGTGTCCAGCATCGCCTACGGCAAGCTTTTGAATGCCGGACAGACCTGCATCGCGCCGGACTACCTGCTGGTGCCCAGGGGACAGGCAAGCACGGTCGCCGCCAAGCTCGCAACGGCGATCGCGCGGCTCTACCCCTCCATGCGCGAAAATCCCGACTACACCGCCATCATCAGCGACCGGCACTACCAGCGCCTGCGCGACATGATCGCCGAGGCCCGCGATGCCGGCGCCGATGTCACGGAAATCAACCCGGCCGGCGAAGATCTCGGCACCACCAGCCGCAAGCTCCTGCCGACACTGGTCGGCAATGCCAGCCCGAACCTGCGGCTGATGCGCGAGGAGATCTTCGGGCCGGTGCTGCCGATCGTCGAATACGCCACCATCGACGAGGCGATCGACCATGTGAACCGGGCCGACCGCCCGTTGGCGCTCTATTGGTTCGGGCGCGACAGCGGCAACCGCCGGCGCATCCTGCGCGAAACCGTCGCCGGCGGTGTGACCATCAACGACTGCATGCTGCATCTGGTGCAGGAGAACCAGCCCTTCGGCGGTGTCGGCGCCAGCGGCATGGGCGCTTATCACGGGCAATGGGGTTTCCGCACCTTCAGCAAGGAGAAGCCGGTCTTCCTGCAGTCGCGCCTGAGCGCAGGCGCCCTGCTGCGCCCGCCCTATGGCAAGACGTTCGAACGGCTTTTCGGCCTGCTTCAGCGGATCACCTGA